One window from the genome of Saimiri boliviensis isolate mSaiBol1 chromosome 2, mSaiBol1.pri, whole genome shotgun sequence encodes:
- the EID1 gene encoding EP300-interacting inhibitor of differentiation 1: MSEMAELSELYEESSDLQMDVMPGEGDLPQMEVGSGSRELSLRPSRNGAPPQLEEEGPMEEEEAQPMAAPQGKRSLANGPNAGEQPGQVAGADFESEDEGEEFDDWEDDYDYPEEEQLSGAGYRVSAALEEANKMFLRTTRAREAALDGGFQMHYEKTPFDQLAFIEELFSLMVVNRLTEELGCDEIIDRE; the protein is encoded by the coding sequence ATGTCGGAAATGGCCGAGCTGTCCGAGCTGTATGAAGAGAGCAGTGACCTGCAGATGGATGTGATGCCTGGCGAAGGTGACCTTCCGCAGATGGAGGTAGGCAGCGGGAGCCGGGAGCTATCCTTGCGTCCCTCCCGCAACGGGGCCCCGCCACAGCTAGAAGAGGAAGGCccaatggaggaggaggaggcccagCCAATGGCGGCGCCACAGGGGAAGCGGAGCCTTGCTAACGGGCCCAACGCTGGGGAGCAGCCAGGCCAGGTGGCGGGCGCAGACTTCGAGAGCGAGGACGAGGGCGAGGAATTTGATGACTGGGAGGACGACTACGACTATCCAGAAGAGGAGCAGCTTAGTGGTGCCGGCTACCGAGTATCAGCCGCTCTCGAAGAAGCCAACAAGATGTTTCTGAGAACAACCAGAGCAAGAGAAGCAGCCCTGGATGGCGGGTTTCAGATGCATTATGAGAAGACCCCGTTTGATCAGTTAGCTTTCATCGAAGAGCTTTTTTCACTGATGGTTGTCAATCGTCTGACCGAAGAACTCGGCTGTGATGAGATTATTGATAGAGAGTAG